From Spiroplasma eriocheiris, the proteins below share one genomic window:
- a CDS encoding triphosphoribosyl-dephospho-CoA synthase, producing the protein MITNLIINSKKKKNYQSYYQQWNKLITWAIECITTEANSYPSFGLVSKKDAGCHQDMNIKTFIKSSKTFKFYFNDIINLVLTNPELDFATLRKLGCYQEARMLSATNNINTHKGLIFAFGIIFYISCYGMHYQIPFNKWSSLIKTLTVSLQKDFENFTGQTYGEKLYQLHNITGARGLALTGYRVVFEEGLPFLKHYQKQYPELSDEDYSLLLLVFYLSKIKDTTLIVKVGYQQSMKIANKAQEWLEILATSGWQNFYEIILEHNLSYQQQKISPGGCADLCVITLFLAQLINN; encoded by the coding sequence ATGATAACAAATTTAATTATTAATTCGAAAAAAAAAAAAAATTATCAATCTTATTATCAACAGTGAAACAAATTAATCACGTGAGCTATTGAATGTATTACTACCGAAGCAAATAGTTATCCTTCGTTTGGTCTAGTTTCTAAAAAAGATGCTGGATGTCATCAGGATATGAATATTAAAACATTTATTAAATCTAGTAAAACTTTTAAATTCTATTTTAATGACATTATTAATTTAGTGTTAACTAATCCGGAACTAGATTTTGCAACCTTGCGAAAATTAGGATGTTATCAAGAAGCACGGATGTTAAGTGCTACTAACAATATTAATACTCATAAAGGATTAATATTTGCTTTTGGAATTATCTTTTATATAAGTTGTTATGGAATGCATTATCAAATTCCGTTTAATAAGTGAAGTAGTTTAATTAAAACATTAACAGTATCCTTGCAAAAAGATTTTGAAAATTTTACTGGACAAACTTATGGAGAAAAATTATACCAGCTCCATAATATTACTGGTGCGCGGGGGTTAGCACTTACTGGTTATCGAGTTGTTTTTGAAGAAGGTTTACCATTTTTAAAGCACTATCAAAAGCAATATCCCGAACTGTCTGATGAAGATTATAGTTTATTATTATTAGTTTTTTATTTAAGTAAAATTAAGGACACGACCTTAATTGTTAAAGTAGGGTATCAACAAAGTATGAAAATTGCTAATAAAGCACAAGAATGATTAGAAATTTTAGCAACAAGTGGTTGACAAAATTTTTATGAAATTATTTTAGAACATAATCTGTCATATCAACAACAAAAAATTTCACCAGGAGGTTGTGCTGATCTTTGCGTGATTACATTATTCTTAGCACAATTAATTAATAATTAA
- a CDS encoding 2-hydroxycarboxylate transporter family protein → MPRKKTADQKWYLTKGELYNTQWKEKLAQPQANYQKQKINNNFEHKKSMLLQAHQKNQTEFQKRFEIKLQELEKWYQEKMEDYDWDLNNFQDTLQKNVTKFETTGRQKINCHFDKKIYHQQLMTQTQELNNTIQITTDELVKKDLVHQKHQLPFTIVAENNLSYQPWQVNLYEKQQHLKNNLKTTFNNYYKNLHNLKYLTWKDFIKFKLFGIPFYLYILMLAATLVAIYTKTLPAEAMGAMAVLFVIAIIGGEFFNRLPIWKTFVGGGTMGVFFLGAFLGTFNAFPPEIVSAVKAWFSKGGFLNLYINVLIVGSILTIPRQLILRSFGGFMVLLISGTGLAVLFGWGFGNLMGLPNHQTVLQIMLPLLSDGNGGGVQPLSAMSQSYGYMPQGDYMSFALAVSSVSNIFVIIIAAILTASLSKSPTLSGNGKLVKKEVHIRDEKIDPSHRSIAAGLALCVVIYVFCKFIEVEIKKSSGVEINAFAWAVVISLLINLLNILPKELKAGCNVLNKFFSKQFTWFLMAGVGLCMTDLNKFASLFTHWEYIILILLMDVALILGPMLLANLIKFYTLESMIAAGCCMGAQGEAGSLAVLGAAKRMDLLPYSQITCRIGGGIVLIVAAPIFLVFTQAEITG, encoded by the coding sequence TTGCCAAGAAAAAAAACAGCTGATCAAAAATGATACCTTACCAAAGGGGAATTATACAATACGCAGTGAAAAGAAAAGTTAGCACAGCCCCAAGCTAATTATCAAAAACAAAAAATTAATAATAATTTTGAACATAAAAAAAGTATGCTTTTACAAGCACACCAAAAAAACCAAACTGAATTTCAAAAACGGTTTGAGATTAAATTACAAGAATTAGAAAAATGATATCAAGAAAAAATGGAAGATTATGATTGAGATCTTAATAATTTTCAAGATACGTTACAAAAAAATGTTACCAAATTTGAAACAACAGGACGGCAAAAAATTAATTGTCACTTTGATAAAAAAATATATCATCAGCAATTAATGACCCAAACCCAAGAACTTAACAATACTATACAAATTACAACAGATGAACTGGTCAAAAAAGATCTTGTTCATCAAAAACACCAATTGCCATTTACCATAGTGGCAGAAAATAATTTAAGTTATCAACCATGGCAAGTTAATTTATATGAAAAGCAACAACATCTTAAAAATAATTTAAAAACAACTTTTAATAATTATTATAAAAACCTTCATAATTTAAAATACTTAACTTGAAAAGATTTTATTAAATTTAAGTTATTTGGGATTCCTTTTTACTTATATATTTTAATGTTAGCAGCAACGCTAGTTGCTATTTATACTAAAACTTTACCAGCAGAAGCTATGGGAGCAATGGCAGTCTTATTTGTGATCGCCATCATTGGCGGTGAATTTTTTAACCGTTTACCAATTTGAAAAACATTTGTTGGTGGGGGAACGATGGGGGTCTTTTTCCTTGGTGCCTTTTTAGGAACCTTCAATGCTTTTCCTCCCGAAATTGTTAGTGCGGTCAAAGCATGATTCTCAAAAGGAGGTTTTTTAAATTTATATATTAATGTGCTAATTGTTGGTTCAATCTTAACAATTCCGCGCCAATTGATCTTGCGATCATTTGGTGGCTTTATGGTCTTGTTAATTTCAGGAACGGGGTTAGCAGTCTTATTTGGTTGAGGTTTTGGAAACTTAATGGGATTACCAAACCACCAAACGGTGTTACAAATTATGTTACCACTCTTATCCGATGGTAACGGGGGAGGTGTTCAACCATTATCGGCAATGAGTCAATCATATGGTTACATGCCCCAGGGAGACTATATGAGTTTTGCTTTAGCAGTAAGTAGTGTAAGTAATATTTTTGTTATTATTATTGCGGCAATTTTAACTGCTAGCTTATCTAAATCACCAACCTTAAGTGGAAACGGAAAATTAGTAAAAAAAGAAGTTCATATTCGCGATGAAAAAATTGACCCATCGCACCGAAGTATTGCAGCGGGATTAGCTCTTTGTGTGGTAATTTATGTTTTTTGTAAATTTATTGAAGTAGAAATTAAAAAATCATCGGGAGTTGAAATTAATGCTTTTGCATGAGCAGTTGTTATTTCATTATTAATTAATTTACTAAATATTTTACCCAAAGAATTAAAAGCCGGATGTAATGTTTTAAATAAATTCTTTTCAAAACAATTTACATGGTTCTTAATGGCTGGAGTTGGTTTATGTATGACTGATTTAAATAAATTTGCTTCGTTATTTACCCACTGAGAATATATTATTTTAATTTTATTAATGGATGTTGCTTTAATTCTTGGGCCAATGTTACTAGCTAATTTAATTAAGTTTTACACCCTAGAAAGTATGATTGCCGCTGGTTGTTGTATGGGGGCACAAGGAGAAGCTGGTTCGCTTGCTGTCTTAGGTGCGGCAAAACGAATGGACCTCTTACCTTATTCACAAATTACTTGTCGGATTGGCGGAGGGATTGTCTTAATTGTCGCCGCTCCAATCTTTTTAGTCTTTACCCAAGCGGAAATTACAGGATAA
- the citC gene encoding [citrate (pro-3S)-lyase] ligase has product MDNIWQIHDIKLTDKLILSKVGELLKSVNLKQDIIDECAVIYDENENVIATVSRYLNTLKCLAINPNYQGNNLANKLVTYMIQKIYQQGWNEVFVFTKPDYFRVFQQLGFDIIYQNNNFAFLTNRYDLFKNYLDYLAKEKINHHHASVIVMNANPFTKGHWHLVQQASLQSDFVYIIPVKEQGSLFSYQERKKMIELGVQEFKNVKVLEGSNYLVSKNVFPAYFLPSPLAVIREQTSLDAHIFVDYIAKALQVTTRFVGDEPYSATTNEYNKMMTAVFAANHFNLVIIPRLTFNNHAISATTARKLFITGEFEQLQTIVPWSTFNFLKKLDYLSYQKMPNIKALIDKDY; this is encoded by the coding sequence ATGGACAATATTTGACAGATACATGATATTAAATTAACAGATAAGTTAATATTATCAAAAGTAGGGGAACTTTTGAAAAGTGTTAATTTAAAACAAGATATCATTGACGAATGTGCAGTTATTTATGATGAAAATGAAAATGTGATTGCAACAGTTAGTCGTTATTTAAATACATTAAAATGTTTAGCAATTAATCCAAATTATCAAGGTAATAATTTGGCAAATAAATTAGTTACTTATATGATCCAAAAAATATATCAACAAGGGTGAAATGAAGTTTTTGTTTTTACAAAACCTGATTACTTTAGGGTTTTTCAACAATTAGGATTTGATATTATCTACCAAAATAATAATTTTGCTTTTCTAACTAATCGATATGATTTGTTTAAGAATTATTTAGATTATTTAGCAAAGGAAAAAATTAATCATCACCATGCGAGTGTTATTGTTATGAATGCTAATCCCTTTACCAAAGGCCATTGGCATTTAGTTCAACAAGCTAGTTTGCAAAGTGATTTTGTTTATATTATTCCAGTCAAAGAACAAGGATCATTATTTAGTTATCAAGAGCGTAAAAAAATGATTGAACTAGGGGTTCAAGAATTTAAGAATGTGAAAGTATTAGAAGGCAGCAATTATTTAGTATCAAAAAATGTCTTTCCCGCTTATTTTTTACCCTCACCACTGGCGGTGATTAGAGAACAAACTAGTTTAGATGCCCATATTTTTGTGGATTACATTGCCAAGGCATTACAAGTAACGACGCGGTTTGTGGGGGATGAACCATATTCAGCAACTACTAATGAATATAATAAAATGATGACAGCAGTTTTTGCTGCTAATCATTTTAATTTAGTTATTATTCCTCGCTTAACATTTAATAATCACGCTATTTCGGCGACAACTGCTCGAAAGTTATTTATCACTGGGGAATTTGAACAATTACAAACAATTGTTCCCTGATCAACATTTAATTTTTTAAAAAAACTAGATTATTTATCATACCAAAAAATGCCAAATATCAAGGCACTAATTGATAAGGATTATTAA
- a CDS encoding HAD family hydrolase: MSLIAKYPYIITDLDGTITRKDFTISDKTYEALRMYQLASDYKLILASGRLDLMTKEYADKLQIKMPIISCNGALIRDSITHEILFQRTLDQHIALAILTAGVNQGLNPVIYTANMIYGPEKADRIQMVLNYNKTATKPEYQIEVDTTSDFVELVRQNKIHPLKILFSFDSPEKLAKIKKITDKFSEHLECVFSQKDLYDIQALNISKGSAFKILCDIKGYNPIQFISYGDNHNDIKLAQSVGYPVAMGNGVSELKEIAKEVTLDINADGVAYHVINKVLVPDDLSQLFIEVKNKKWD; encoded by the coding sequence ATGAGTTTAATTGCCAAGTATCCTTATATTATTACTGATTTAGACGGAACAATTACCCGCAAAGATTTTACGATTAGTGATAAAACTTATGAAGCATTACGAATGTATCAACTAGCTAGTGATTATAAATTAATTTTAGCATCGGGACGATTAGATTTAATGACCAAAGAGTATGCTGATAAATTACAAATTAAAATGCCAATTATTTCTTGTAACGGCGCTTTAATTCGTGATAGTATCACTCACGAAATTTTATTTCAAAGAACTCTGGACCAACACATTGCTTTAGCAATTTTGACCGCCGGAGTTAACCAAGGTTTAAATCCTGTGATTTATACCGCCAACATGATTTATGGACCTGAGAAGGCTGATCGGATTCAAATGGTGCTTAACTATAACAAGACAGCAACCAAACCAGAATACCAAATTGAAGTGGACACTACTAGTGATTTTGTTGAACTTGTTCGCCAAAATAAAATTCATCCGTTAAAAATTTTATTTTCATTTGATAGTCCAGAAAAATTAGCTAAAATTAAAAAGATAACTGATAAGTTTAGTGAACACTTAGAATGTGTTTTTTCACAAAAAGATTTATATGATATTCAAGCATTAAACATTAGCAAAGGTTCCGCTTTTAAAATTTTATGTGATATTAAGGGTTATAATCCAATCCAGTTTATTTCATATGGTGATAATCATAATGATATTAAACTAGCGCAAAGTGTTGGTTATCCAGTGGCGATGGGGAATGGTGTTAGTGAATTAAAAGAAATTGCCAAGGAAGTTACGTTAGACATCAATGCAGATGGTGTTGCTTACCATGTTATTAATAAAGTCTTAGTTCCAGATGACCTTTCCCAATTATTTATTGAAGTCAAAAATAAAAAATGAGATTAA
- the yqeH gene encoding ribosome biogenesis GTPase YqeH, whose translation MTSYNNKKCIGCGVVLQTSEENHAGFVKNMVQNYCLRCFRLINYNEIIDYDVDPQQFLTQLKNNNNLHHHYFYVLDIYDLPGTRNFALEEIIQHNEITLIINKIDLVNKLINEQKIISYVKNIFSSAIINRNIKKIIMVSALKNYHVDELYQYITQQTNDLYVVGCSNTGKSSILNCLIKLVNSNNKPIVVSNHFGTTLDNIVLDFNLPIKIYDTPGVINTTNLLNYVNKNNYKKLLVNKILRPITFQLNAEQTIFYEGLASITYLTGGKTSFHFYKNNNIILHRTKYQNQKQYWQNNLDKLSLQLNNYDDMQTTEIIISQADNYSLWISGLGWITFQGSPGQKLLITTNKNIKITLAKRFI comes from the coding sequence ATGACATCTTATAATAATAAAAAATGTATTGGCTGTGGTGTTGTTCTCCAAACAAGTGAAGAGAACCACGCTGGGTTTGTTAAAAATATGGTGCAGAACTATTGTTTGCGCTGTTTTCGGTTAATCAATTATAATGAAATTATTGATTATGATGTTGATCCCCAGCAATTTTTAACCCAACTTAAAAATAATAATAACTTACATCACCATTATTTTTATGTATTAGATATTTATGACTTACCTGGGACCCGGAACTTCGCTTTAGAAGAAATTATTCAACATAATGAAATTACGTTAATTATTAATAAAATTGATTTAGTTAATAAATTAATTAATGAACAAAAAATAATTAGTTATGTTAAAAATATTTTTTCCTCGGCAATAATTAACCGCAACATCAAAAAAATTATCATGGTGAGTGCTTTAAAAAATTATCATGTTGACGAATTATATCAATATATTACTCAACAAACTAATGATCTCTATGTTGTTGGTTGTTCAAACACTGGTAAAAGTAGTATCTTAAATTGTTTGATTAAATTAGTTAATAGTAATAACAAACCAATTGTCGTTTCTAACCATTTTGGAACTACCTTAGATAACATTGTGTTAGATTTTAATTTACCAATTAAAATTTATGATACACCTGGGGTGATTAACACAACTAATTTATTAAATTATGTTAATAAAAATAATTATAAAAAATTATTAGTTAACAAAATTTTACGACCAATAACTTTTCAACTAAATGCTGAACAAACAATTTTTTATGAAGGACTAGCTAGTATTACATATTTAACGGGAGGAAAAACTAGTTTCCATTTTTATAAGAATAATAACATTATCTTGCACCGGACAAAATATCAAAACCAAAAACAGTACTGGCAAAATAATTTGGATAAACTAAGTTTGCAATTAAATAATTATGATGATATGCAAACAACTGAAATTATAATTTCCCAAGCGGATAATTATTCCTTATGAATTTCCGGATTAGGATGAATTACTTTTCAAGGGAGCCCTGGTCAAAAATTATTAATTACCACAAATAAAAATATTAAAATTACTTTGGCAAAAAGATTTATTTAA
- a CDS encoding YqeG family HAD IIIA-type phosphatase has product MANKIFRKQKNRNLLLNYFKPSIYVKDVNKINLESLKKHGIKVFICDLDNTLAPFYRRIPNADNFQLIRKVEELGMKFVLLSNNARKRVERFAQKAEIKYFYWNAKKPLLKYFKVISKQFNVQPNEMIMVGDQLITDILFANRAHIESILVVPVTGVDESSRLIRMLDNLVYKRLAQKNILHKGFFDEGEYGVDYDIL; this is encoded by the coding sequence ATGGCAAATAAGATCTTTCGAAAACAAAAAAATCGTAACTTATTATTAAATTATTTTAAACCATCAATTTATGTGAAAGACGTTAATAAAATTAATTTAGAATCTTTAAAAAAACATGGGATTAAAGTTTTTATTTGTGATTTAGATAATACCTTAGCCCCTTTTTACCGGCGCATCCCGAATGCGGATAATTTTCAATTAATTCGGAAAGTAGAAGAATTAGGAATGAAGTTTGTTTTATTATCAAATAATGCTCGTAAACGTGTGGAACGATTTGCTCAAAAAGCAGAGATTAAGTATTTTTATTGGAATGCTAAAAAACCATTATTAAAATATTTTAAAGTGATTAGTAAACAATTTAATGTGCAACCAAATGAAATGATTATGGTTGGTGACCAATTAATTACGGATATTTTATTTGCTAATCGTGCTCACATTGAAAGTATTTTAGTAGTTCCGGTGACCGGTGTTGATGAATCAAGTCGTTTAATCCGAATGTTAGATAATTTAGTTTATAAACGCTTAGCACAAAAAAATATTTTACATAAAGGTTTCTTTGATGAAGGAGAATATGGGGTAGACTATGACATCTTATAA
- a CDS encoding SGNH/GDSL hydrolase family protein produces MKKLFIMFYAATLSFGVVGNLVACHPETSHVSPPPSDDTSTIGMDIDTSHAIADSNYSGKFTNFYILGDSLSDSGGIAQVASKILGRSSPVEMDPPFANDSFTNGKVAGKVLSDKLGINLTTGWNFSNYNFQGNNYAIAGATSGEVTDPIQSIILNNFKIYDQTTALIKQHQIKATDLTFLEIGGNDVMQILKATTNLNQDHHDSQEQMIDLAIKNERQALFALVNHQEHHIVVMNVPDIGKIPAFNKDSQKSALATQITKEYNQKLSSVIAEVNAHHPNTVKEYDLFTEFGKLLTTFGTLDPKNNTTDQCVTINFSDIVTGKLTPTYVPGCDDSNINNHFFFDDVHPTAWAHQQVGEQLYQLVANWN; encoded by the coding sequence ATGAAGAAATTATTTATAATGTTTTATGCAGCAACATTATCTTTTGGTGTCGTTGGAAATTTAGTTGCTTGTCATCCCGAAACTTCTCATGTGTCACCACCCCCTAGTGATGATACAAGTACGATTGGGATGGATATTGATACTTCCCACGCAATTGCTGATTCAAACTATTCAGGAAAATTTACTAACTTTTATATTTTAGGAGATAGTTTATCTGATTCCGGGGGAATTGCCCAGGTTGCCAGTAAGATTTTAGGTCGCAGCAGTCCCGTTGAAATGGATCCACCCTTTGCCAATGATTCTTTCACGAATGGTAAGGTTGCGGGGAAAGTACTAAGTGATAAATTAGGAATTAATTTAACAACTGGTTGAAATTTTAGCAATTATAATTTTCAAGGAAATAACTATGCCATTGCCGGGGCAACTAGCGGGGAAGTAACTGATCCGATTCAAAGTATAATTTTAAATAATTTTAAAATTTATGATCAAACAACAGCATTAATTAAACAACACCAAATTAAGGCAACTGATTTAACCTTTTTAGAGATCGGGGGTAATGATGTAATGCAAATTTTAAAAGCAACTACTAATCTTAACCAAGATCACCACGATAGCCAAGAACAAATGATTGACTTGGCAATTAAAAATGAACGACAAGCCTTATTTGCTTTAGTTAACCATCAAGAGCACCATATTGTGGTTATGAATGTTCCTGATATTGGTAAAATTCCTGCATTTAATAAAGATAGTCAAAAAAGTGCGTTAGCGACTCAAATTACAAAAGAATATAATCAAAAGCTTTCGTCAGTAATTGCTGAAGTTAATGCTCATCATCCAAATACGGTTAAGGAATATGATTTATTTACTGAATTTGGAAAATTACTAACTACTTTTGGAACATTAGATCCGAAAAATAATACCACTGACCAGTGTGTAACAATTAATTTTAGTGATATTGTAACGGGAAAATTAACGCCAACTTATGTTCCAGGATGTGATGATAGCAATATTAACAATCATTTTTTCTTTGATGATGTTCATCCAACTGCGTGAGCACATCAACAAGTGGGTGAACAATTATATCAATTAGTAGCTAACTGAAATTAA
- a CDS encoding ATP-binding cassette domain-containing protein has translation MKNRKKRTREILTDAVVEIRHIKKSFNKKTILEDVNATIYPGDRIALVGANGSGKSLLSEIIGQLIEPTSGKIIYRFDNPKRHIGMLLNGLDWPPGVRVCDAINLYRWIYKDLDETWINLLIAHFKLQTHYKKYITQLTPEYKQLFNMVISIIHNPSLIIFDRSLTDVDLQWQYVVRKIISEVLFNDNTRSEIFITHMVNIIQDLCNRIWLIHEGKILIDDTVENIVAKYGSVETFLDNYFKGNL, from the coding sequence ATGAAAAATCGAAAAAAGAGAACCCGCGAAATATTAACCGATGCGGTTGTTGAAATTAGACATATTAAAAAAAGTTTTAATAAAAAAACCATCTTAGAAGATGTTAATGCCACAATTTATCCTGGTGATCGAATTGCCCTTGTTGGGGCGAATGGTAGTGGGAAATCATTATTATCAGAAATTATTGGTCAATTAATTGAACCAACTAGTGGAAAAATTATCTATCGTTTTGATAATCCCAAGCGACACATTGGAATGTTGTTAAATGGTCTTGATTGGCCTCCTGGAGTGCGGGTGTGTGATGCTATTAATTTATACCGGTGAATTTATAAAGATTTAGATGAAACTTGAATTAATCTTTTAATTGCCCATTTTAAACTACAGACCCATTATAAAAAATATATTACCCAATTAACTCCTGAATATAAACAATTATTTAACATGGTGATTTCAATTATTCATAATCCTAGTTTAATTATTTTTGACCGCTCGCTAACTGATGTTGATTTACAATGACAATATGTAGTGCGAAAAATTATTTCAGAAGTTCTTTTTAATGATAATACCCGTTCCGAAATCTTTATTACCCACATGGTAAATATTATTCAAGATTTATGTAACCGCATTTGGCTAATTCATGAGGGAAAAATTCTCATTGATGATACAGTAGAAAATATTGTTGCCAAATATGGTTCGGTTGAAACTTTCTTAGATAATTACTTTAAAGGAAATTTATAA
- a CDS encoding ABC transporter permease, translating to MRLFRILLYHFFHKSNVFYLSVLFGYPLLIVIVACSLHADFPITLPTYISVGIILATVIVLPNFLIQYRKIEFIYRLKATTMNIYWIIANICLFFLFIVVLITIWMFLWAMIFPQQRMLVKTINWGIFILGIFLTTTMGIAIGFCAGGIFKSNSVSLIIMFSMFLIPLYLGGVTIPLDIIYNKAPWLFYLTLAIPFKYPVSILQLAWGGDINGMKVISSTGHLINVGFPNIWIGIIVSLAVSGLLIFLGVKFFRLR from the coding sequence ATGAGACTTTTTCGGATTTTATTATACCATTTCTTCCATAAGAGTAATGTTTTCTACCTATCAGTCTTATTTGGTTATCCCCTGCTAATTGTGATTGTTGCATGTTCTCTACATGCTGATTTTCCAATTACCTTACCAACTTATATTTCGGTTGGAATTATCCTGGCAACTGTTATTGTCTTACCAAATTTTTTAATTCAATACCGCAAAATTGAATTTATTTACCGGTTAAAAGCAACCACGATGAATATTTATTGAATAATTGCAAACATTTGTTTATTCTTTCTATTTATTGTGGTATTAATCACCATTTGAATGTTCTTATGAGCAATGATCTTTCCCCAACAACGAATGCTTGTTAAAACTATTAACTGAGGAATTTTCATCTTAGGAATTTTCTTAACAACAACAATGGGGATTGCGATTGGTTTTTGTGCTGGGGGTATTTTTAAAAGTAACTCGGTTTCGTTAATTATTATGTTTTCAATGTTCCTAATTCCACTCTATTTAGGAGGAGTTACCATTCCCTTAGACATTATTTATAATAAAGCACCCTGGTTATTCTATTTAACCCTCGCTATCCCGTTTAAATACCCGGTAAGTATCCTCCAATTAGCTTGAGGGGGCGATATTAATGGAATGAAAGTTATTAGTAGTACTGGTCACTTAATTAATGTTGGTTTTCCCAATATTTGAATTGGAATTATTGTTTCGTTAGCTGTTAGCGGATTATTAATTTTCTTAGGTGTTAAATTCTTCCGGTTACGTTAA
- the ispG gene encoding flavodoxin-dependent (E)-4-hydroxy-3-methylbut-2-enyl-diphosphate synthase produces the protein MTKREQTRKVYVGNIQIGGQNKVVIQSMTNTKTHNIAATLQQINALYNKGCEIVRVAVLGIDDAYALKELVAKSPCPLVADIHFNYEFALIAADAGISKIRINPGNIGKIENTRKVVEKCKEKKIPIRIGVNSGSLPLDLVEKYGWTPKAMIESARRHIEILENEEFYDIILSLKATEPLMAIEAYTLASQEWNYPLHLGITEAGSYQNGTIKSSAGLSPLLLNGIGDTIRISLSSDPINEIEVAKRLLNSLGLYDNIVDVVACPTCGRLEFDLFDVVHEVEEYVKEMNFPLKIAILGCVVNGPGEAKQADIGIAGGKNGGIIFKKGKIFKSCPQDQLVSELKLLIDEYYQNWKASQNINK, from the coding sequence ATGACAAAAAGAGAACAAACACGAAAAGTTTATGTAGGTAACATTCAAATTGGGGGTCAAAATAAAGTGGTTATTCAGTCTATGACTAATACGAAAACTCATAATATTGCCGCGACCTTACAACAAATTAATGCATTATATAATAAAGGCTGCGAAATTGTACGGGTTGCGGTCCTGGGAATTGATGATGCCTATGCTTTAAAAGAATTAGTAGCAAAATCACCATGTCCATTAGTTGCTGATATTCATTTTAACTATGAATTTGCCTTAATTGCTGCTGATGCGGGGATTAGTAAGATTCGAATTAACCCCGGGAATATTGGAAAAATTGAAAATACCCGTAAAGTTGTGGAAAAATGTAAAGAAAAGAAAATTCCGATTCGAATTGGAGTTAACTCTGGAAGTTTACCATTAGATTTAGTTGAAAAATATGGTTGAACTCCCAAAGCAATGATTGAAAGTGCGCGCCGTCATATTGAAATCTTAGAAAATGAAGAATTTTACGATATTATTTTATCTTTAAAAGCAACCGAGCCCTTAATGGCAATTGAAGCTTATACCCTAGCTAGTCAAGAGTGAAATTACCCTTTGCATTTAGGAATTACTGAAGCTGGTAGTTATCAAAATGGAACAATTAAGTCAAGCGCTGGGTTAAGTCCTCTGCTATTAAATGGAATCGGTGATACAATTCGGATCAGTTTATCTTCAGATCCCATTAATGAAATAGAAGTTGCAAAGCGCCTATTAAATTCATTAGGTCTATATGATAACATTGTCGATGTAGTTGCTTGCCCAACTTGTGGTCGTTTAGAATTTGATTTATTTGACGTTGTTCACGAAGTTGAAGAGTATGTCAAAGAAATGAATTTTCCTTTAAAAATTGCGATCTTAGGTTGTGTTGTTAACGGTCCGGGCGAAGCAAAACAAGCTGATATTGGGATTGCTGGGGGAAAAAATGGTGGGATTATTTTTAAAAAAGGCAAAATTTTCAAATCATGCCCTCAAGACCAATTAGTTAGTGAATTAAAACTATTAATTGATGAATATTATCAAAATTGAAAAGCTAGCCAAAATATTAATAAATAA
- a CDS encoding dual specificity protein phosphatase family protein, with protein sequence MSAKKILDNLYLGDRHNIPPDADLVISCAEEIFREQVIKHKIPKTEDEYAWTDDKHVYFNFKDYPIWQELDPNTIIQALKIIDNNIKTKKIYVHCIWGVNRSASIVFMYLVSKGYINDEDFDNAFEQFERIYPYINPNPGWFDFLVNEFPYNHLISN encoded by the coding sequence ATGTCGGCAAAGAAAATTTTAGATAATTTATATTTAGGTGATCGCCATAATATTCCTCCTGATGCTGATTTAGTAATTTCTTGTGCCGAAGAAATTTTTCGTGAGCAAGTTATTAAGCATAAAATCCCCAAAACCGAAGATGAATATGCCTGGACTGATGATAAACATGTTTATTTTAATTTTAAAGATTATCCAATTTGACAAGAATTAGATCCCAATACCATTATTCAAGCGTTAAAAATCATTGATAATAATATCAAAACGAAAAAGATTTATGTTCATTGCATTTGGGGGGTAAACCGCAGTGCTTCAATTGTTTTTATGTATTTAGTTTCCAAGGGATATATTAATGATGAAGACTTTGATAATGCGTTTGAACAATTTGAGCGGATTTATCCTTATATTAATCCAAACCCGGGATGATTTGATTTCTTAGTTAATGAATTTCCATATAACCATTTAATTTCTAATTAA